The Nostoc sp. 'Peltigera membranacea cyanobiont' N6 genome contains the following window.
CTACTTTACCAGCTATATCCAAAAAGAATTGCCGAAATACGTTTCTTCTAATGTGCTAAAAAGTGGGGGTCTAGTAGTGGAAACTACGTTGAATCCGACTTGGCAGAAGGTAGGAGAAGAAGCAGTTGCCAAAACACTGCGAAATCAAGGACGCTGGGAGAACTTTAAGCAAGCAGCAATGGTAGCCATTGACCCCCGGAGTGGTGAAATTAAGGCAATGGTTGGGGGAAAAGACTTTGGTAAAAACCAGTTTAATCGTGTAACCCAAGCACAACGGCAGCCAGGATCGACATTTAAAGGGTTTGTATATGCTACTGCGATCGCTAGCGGTAAAAGCCCCTACGATACCTATGAGGATGCACCCCTTGTAGTAGATGGTTATGAACCAAAAAACTATGGTAAAAACTTCCACGGTTCAATGAACATGCGAGATGCCCTCACCCGCTCTATTAATATTATTGCGGTGAAGGTATTGATTGATGTGGGATTTGCCCCAACGATTAAACTTGCCCATGATATGGGGATAAAATCTGAACTCAAGCCCACCTATTCCTTAGCTCTCGGCTCAAACGAAGTGAATCTGCTAGAGTTGACCAGCGCTTATGGTAGCTTTGCTACTCTTGGATTGCACACAGAGCCTCATGGTATTACTCGCATCCTCAACCGCCAAGGCAAGGTGATTTGGTCAGCTAATTTCAAGTCTCAACGGGCCGTTGACGCTGATAGTGCCGCCATCATGACTTGGATGCTACGCAACGTCGTAGAAGCTGGAACTGGTGGTGCTGCTCAGTTAGATAATAGACAAGTTGCCGGCAAGACCGGCACCTCCGACGAAGCCCGCGATTTGTGGTTTATTGGCTACATTCCCCAGATGGTGACAGGGGTGTGGTTAGGTAACGATAATAACCGCCCCACAGATGGTAGCAGTAGTAGCGCCGCTTACACCTGGCACGAATTTATGGAAAAAGCGGTAGAGGGGATGCCAGTAGAAAAATTTCCCAAACGACCCAAGTTAGAAGGTCGTAAAGGTACTATTAAAGCCCAAGCAGTCAAGCCGAAACAATTGCTGAATCGTTCTATTTCTGCTGATGAGGATTCAGTTGAGGAAAGTTCTAGAAATTCTAATTCTGAAGATAGTGATTCATCAAGGAGACGTAGAAGCAGGAGAAGCTATTCTCAAGAAGACCAGCAATCTAGCGACTATACCCCAAGACGGAGAAGGCGCGATCGCAGTGAAGAATCAACTTCCAGTAACTCTTCTTCAGAATCATCTACTCCCAGGCGGCGCTCTAGAAGAGTAGAATCTGATTCTTCCTCGCCTCGAAGAACTCGGCGATCTTCCTCTCCCGACAATAGTTCAGGTTCTTCAGGTTCTTCATCGCCACAACCATCCTGGCGGGATCGGCTTAGACCTTCTAATTAATGATGAGTGGGAATTAGGAATTAGGAATTAGGCATTGGGCATTGGGCATTGAGTATAGCTATTCTCCTTGTCCCCCTTGTCCCCCTTGTCCCCCTTGTCCCCTACTCCCTTCCCCCTACCCTTTTCTATGCAATATGAAGTTGCTAAAACTAAACTAGGGGAGGATGTTAAGTGATACGCTCATTCTATAGTGTGTCAAGTAGTGTTACTTAACATTGGAGAATATACTCATGCATATATTGATGCAGGCAGCAGATTCAGTCGCAACAGGTGGTGGGCAGTTTCCTTATGCTTTCACTTTGGTCTATGTCGTCGGTTTTATTGCTGCTGTAACCATAGGTTCAATAGCTTGGTACAACTCGAAACGCCCCGCAGGTTGGGAAAGCAAAGAGCGTCCTGATTTTGTACCTAAAGTTGATAAAGAAGAAACTCCGGGTCTGGGTGAACCGAAGTCATAATTTAGTCATTAGTCATTAGACTATGAACTTTTAACTGTGATTAGTTTTGCACTTCAACCCAACGACGGTAAAGCTTTTGAATTTGTTTAAGAAGTGCAGTGTGAGCCGGTTGAATTGAATCATTCGGCTTCACTATATCCTGCAATTCCGTCAAGAGTCTGGCTTCTTCGACGGCAACTTCACCATCGCTATAAATTAAGCCACTGATGGCTTCAATCAGATTTTCACAATCTTCAAGACTTGGGCGATCGCCTAAATACTCCTGCACCCACTCATAGCACTCTTTTGGCTGTACAGGAACTAATTCGTACAGCCAAGGCTTAATTTCTGGATCGTTAGCCAAACCTTTTGCTTGGGCTATTTCACGGAGATATTGCCGTTCTTCCGGCTGGATTCTGCCATCAATCCAGGCGGCTCCAATCAGGATTTTAACTAAGTTTTTGACATTGGAAGGGCTAACCATTGCTGCCTCCTCTGGTAGATTAAGACCTCCACCAAATCGTACAATCCTAAACAGTATTCATTCGGAATTATTGGTTTTTCTTAAGCGAACTATAAAAAAGCCATCCATGTCTTGTTGATGGGGCCAGACTTTAAACCAACCTTGAGGCGTGCTACGGACAAACTCAGGTAACTCAAAGCCCGCGGGAGACTCAATTTGCCAATCAGGTGACTTAGCTAAAAATGCCGAAATCACTTCTTCGTTTTCTGCTGGATGCAATGTACAGGTGGCATACACTAATACACCACCAGGTTTGACAAAAGTTGATGTATGTGTTAACAATTCTTTTTGCAGCACCGAAAGTTCCCGGACAGATTCTGGTGTCTGTCGCCAACGAGCATCAGCATGACGGTGCATTGTTCCCAAACCGGAACATGGAGCATCTAGCAATACCCGGTCTGCGGTGTTTTGAAATTGGTTAAATTGGCGGCTGTCGCCAGTATACATTTGAATAGATTGTAAATTCAGGCGTTGAGAATTTTCTTGAAGTTTGCGAAGACGAGAGGAAGTGCGATCGCAAGCCCAAATTTTTCCCTTATCTGCCATTAACTCAGCGATGTGGGTTGTTTTACCACCTGGTGCAGCACAGACATCAATTATCACCTCATCTGGTTGGGGGTCAAGCAAATGACTTACTAATTGGGCGCTACTATCTTGTATAGTCCACCAACCTTCTTTAAAACCAGGTAGTTTTTGAATTGACCCAGTATTACCAATAAATCGTAAAGCTTGGGGTAAATGAAGAATCCGCTTTACCAAAATACCAACAGATTGCAAAGCCGCCTCAACTTCCTCGGTGGAAGTGCGAAGAGGGTTGATACGCAAGTCAATCGTTGGTGATTGGTTCATCCATTCACACAGTTGTTCTGTCTCTTCAAAATCTAGTTGTTCTAACCATACTTGAATAATCCAATCAGGAAAGCTGTGTAAAATACCCAGGCGTTCCACTGGGTTTTCTGGAAGTTGTAACGGATCGAAATGGGGGATTGGGGACTGGGGACTGGGGACTGGGGACTGGGGAAACAACAAAGAATCTTTCTCGTGCGCTCCTCTGCCCCTTTCCTCTCCTGCTCCCCCTGCTTTTCTAAGATACTGGCGTAATAGACCGTTAACAAAACTCGTAAGTCCAGAAAAACCGTTTTCTTTAGCGAGTTGGACGGTAGTATTAACAGCAGCTGAGGCGGGAATACGCTCTTGATAGCGCAGCTGGTAAAAACCTAGATGTAAGATGGTACGAAGGTCTTGTGGTTGTTGGTGAGATTTCTTTTTGGCGAATTGATCGATGAGAGTATCAAGAGTGCGCTGCCTTCTGACACTGCCATAAATTAACTCTGTCACCAAGCGGCGATCGCGATCGGGCAAATTAACTTTTTGCAGCACTCTATCTAGGGCAACATCAGCATAAGCCCCCTTATGAACATCTCGCAGGGCGATAAAAGCTAGTTGACGGGGGTTTGTCATGGAAACAAGAATCAGGAGTCAGGAGGCTTTTGTATTCTAACTCCCAACTCTTTACTAATTCGTAATTGTCGCGTTTAATTCTCCCTTACCCTTATTTCAATACCTTAGCCAAAAAAGAACTCTTCTACCCCCCAGAACGGTTACGATATAAATTTTGTGGAATTATAACAGATGTCACAAAATGAGCGAGTTTACAGTTATTATGTTATCTGCAAATACTACAGACATTTGTCTAAAAAGGTAATATATTAACTATTTCTGGAAACTTTAAAACCATTTTTTCATAAGCTTCTCTTGCTGCCTCTCGTACCTCAACATTACTGTCTCGCAAAGCTTCAATTAGTTGTTCTGTGGCTCTGGAATCTCCAATTTGTCCTAATGCCCATACAGACTCTCTACGAATACCTGCATCATTGTTTTTCAAGGCTAGGATTAATACATCTACAGCTTTTAACATAAAAAGTAGAAATGCCACTGTTCGTTGAATTGTTGCATCGCTACTTTCTAAAGCATC
Protein-coding sequences here:
- a CDS encoding transglycosylase domain-containing protein, yielding MKILPSRMKTNQATGGKALYRRLWFWAGLGVGGGIVAFIYGISLIDRTLPNQSELNAVLREQTLTIKAADGSILQQQGEATREQLKLEQIPDNLKKAFIASEDRRFKQHNGVDAQGILRASLNNLRSQGVVEGGSTITQQLTRILFLKQEQTIWRKLKEVRLAQKMEHELTKDQILERYLNLVYLGSGAYGVADAAWVYFSKSPDRLSLAEMATIAGLAPAPSLYAPDKNPEAAIRRRNLVLQRMQEDGVITPEQRQTAAQEPLTLKSSLPKRVQVESPYFTSYIQKELPKYVSSNVLKSGGLVVETTLNPTWQKVGEEAVAKTLRNQGRWENFKQAAMVAIDPRSGEIKAMVGGKDFGKNQFNRVTQAQRQPGSTFKGFVYATAIASGKSPYDTYEDAPLVVDGYEPKNYGKNFHGSMNMRDALTRSINIIAVKVLIDVGFAPTIKLAHDMGIKSELKPTYSLALGSNEVNLLELTSAYGSFATLGLHTEPHGITRILNRQGKVIWSANFKSQRAVDADSAAIMTWMLRNVVEAGTGGAAQLDNRQVAGKTGTSDEARDLWFIGYIPQMVTGVWLGNDNNRPTDGSSSSAAYTWHEFMEKAVEGMPVEKFPKRPKLEGRKGTIKAQAVKPKQLLNRSISADEDSVEESSRNSNSEDSDSSRRRRSRRSYSQEDQQSSDYTPRRRRRDRSEESTSSNSSSESSTPRRRSRRVESDSSSPRRTRRSSSPDNSSGSSGSSSPQPSWRDRLRPSN
- the psb35 gene encoding photosystem II assembly protein Psb35, with protein sequence MHILMQAADSVATGGGQFPYAFTLVYVVGFIAAVTIGSIAWYNSKRPAGWESKERPDFVPKVDKEETPGLGEPKS
- a CDS encoding tellurite resistance TerB family protein translates to MVSPSNVKNLVKILIGAAWIDGRIQPEERQYLREIAQAKGLANDPEIKPWLYELVPVQPKECYEWVQEYLGDRPSLEDCENLIEAISGLIYSDGEVAVEEARLLTELQDIVKPNDSIQPAHTALLKQIQKLYRRWVEVQN
- a CDS encoding 16S rRNA (cytosine(967)-C(5))-methyltransferase, which produces MTNPRQLAFIALRDVHKGAYADVALDRVLQKVNLPDRDRRLVTELIYGSVRRQRTLDTLIDQFAKKKSHQQPQDLRTILHLGFYQLRYQERIPASAAVNTTVQLAKENGFSGLTSFVNGLLRQYLRKAGGAGEERGRGAHEKDSLLFPQSPVPSPQSPIPHFDPLQLPENPVERLGILHSFPDWIIQVWLEQLDFEETEQLCEWMNQSPTIDLRINPLRTSTEEVEAALQSVGILVKRILHLPQALRFIGNTGSIQKLPGFKEGWWTIQDSSAQLVSHLLDPQPDEVIIDVCAAPGGKTTHIAELMADKGKIWACDRTSSRLRKLQENSQRLNLQSIQMYTGDSRQFNQFQNTADRVLLDAPCSGLGTMHRHADARWRQTPESVRELSVLQKELLTHTSTFVKPGGVLVYATCTLHPAENEEVISAFLAKSPDWQIESPAGFELPEFVRSTPQGWFKVWPHQQDMDGFFIVRLRKTNNSE